The following coding sequences lie in one Pontibacter sp. G13 genomic window:
- a CDS encoding 2-hydroxyacid dehydrogenase has protein sequence MKVAFFSSKPYDESYFEEYNTGNRHTITYLETRLNPDTAELARNHDAVCAFVNDELHGETLRILHQLGIKLLAMRCAGYNNVDLGVAKELGIKVARVPAYSPAAVAEHAVALILTLNRKTHKAYNRVREGNFSLNRLEGFTLQGKTVGCIGTGKIGTVFCRIMLGFGCRVVAYDKYPNHDLERAGVEYLEQSDLFRTSDIIALNCPLLPDTHHLIREETIKQMKPGVMIINTSRGGLVNTPDALTYLSNHHIGSLGIDVYEQEGSYFFEDFSENVLEDEILMRLISFPNVLITSHQGFFTQEALEEITKTTLANLDMFEDGAPLVNEVR, from the coding sequence ATGAAAGTTGCCTTCTTCAGCTCCAAACCCTACGACGAATCCTACTTTGAGGAATACAATACCGGCAATCGGCACACCATCACCTACCTTGAGACCCGCCTGAATCCAGACACCGCAGAACTAGCCAGAAACCATGATGCAGTATGCGCCTTCGTCAATGATGAGTTACATGGAGAGACGCTTCGAATTCTTCACCAACTGGGAATCAAACTTCTGGCAATGCGTTGTGCGGGATACAACAATGTAGATCTGGGGGTCGCCAAAGAATTGGGGATCAAAGTCGCCCGAGTTCCTGCATACTCTCCGGCTGCGGTGGCCGAACATGCAGTGGCATTGATCCTCACCCTCAATCGAAAAACCCACAAGGCCTACAACCGAGTCCGCGAGGGAAATTTCTCCCTCAATCGGCTGGAGGGATTCACCTTGCAGGGCAAAACCGTCGGCTGCATCGGTACGGGAAAAATCGGCACAGTCTTTTGCCGGATCATGCTGGGTTTTGGGTGTAGAGTGGTCGCTTATGACAAATACCCCAATCACGATCTCGAACGTGCAGGGGTGGAGTATTTGGAGCAATCAGACCTATTCCGGACCTCAGACATCATCGCCCTGAATTGCCCCCTTCTGCCGGATACGCATCACCTCATCCGCGAGGAAACCATCAAACAAATGAAGCCGGGGGTCATGATCATCAACACCAGTCGCGGTGGATTGGTCAATACCCCAGATGCTTTGACCTACCTTTCCAATCATCATATTGGGTCTTTGGGGATCGATGTCTACGAACAGGAAGGCTCCTATTTCTTCGAAGACTTTTCGGAGAATGTATTGGAAGACGAGATCCTCATGCGGTTGATCAGCTTCCCTAATGTCCTCATCACCTCGCATCAGGGCTTTTTCACGCAGGAAGCTTTGGAGGAAATCACCAAGACTACCTTGGCCAATCTGGATATGTTTGAGGACGGCGCTCCCCTTGTCAATGAAGTGAGATAA
- a CDS encoding DUF3575 domain-containing protein: MKKVLYAFALMLFVSASSVQAQEHVVKLRPFNLLGKKLTVSYEQMITERSSFMVEGGLKLNSGFTMYESQLDTDDVSMGGDAYKQRGARIAAEYRFYPGASFSPDGFYFGPYLNANHSSLSIENAEISANGNTIIADGTGGFTHFGAGIQLGYQWVFGNGFTLDWTILGLGINQYRLDMSMTPQNPGEDWATVISDIDQAYQDHPVLGAHSNIYTEGEDLKADFGFPFLHLRSAIRIGYAF, encoded by the coding sequence ATGAAAAAAGTCCTCTACGCATTCGCCCTGATGCTCTTTGTCTCTGCTTCTAGCGTCCAAGCCCAAGAGCATGTCGTCAAGCTTCGCCCCTTCAATTTGCTAGGCAAAAAGCTGACGGTTTCCTACGAGCAAATGATCACCGAACGCTCCTCATTCATGGTCGAAGGGGGCCTCAAACTCAACTCCGGATTCACGATGTATGAATCTCAATTGGACACTGACGATGTATCCATGGGAGGGGACGCCTACAAGCAACGGGGAGCCCGCATCGCAGCAGAATACCGCTTCTACCCCGGCGCAAGCTTTTCGCCTGATGGCTTTTACTTTGGCCCCTATCTGAACGCCAACCACTCTTCCCTCTCCATCGAAAACGCTGAAATCTCCGCTAATGGAAATACCATCATCGCAGACGGCACAGGCGGCTTCACACACTTTGGCGCGGGCATCCAGTTGGGCTACCAGTGGGTATTCGGCAATGGATTCACACTCGACTGGACGATCCTCGGATTGGGTATCAACCAATACCGCCTCGACATGAGCATGACTCCTCAAAACCCCGGTGAAGATTGGGCAACTGTGATCAGCGATATCGACCAAGCTTACCAAGATCACCCTGTACTCGGCGCACACTCCAACATCTACACAGAAGGAGAGGACCTCAAGGCTGACTTTGGCTTCCCATTCTTGCACCTCCGAAGCGCCATCCGAATTGGATATGCATTCTAA
- the mnmA gene encoding tRNA 2-thiouridine(34) synthase MnmA, with protein MKRVVVGLSGGVDSSVAAYLLKEQGYEVIGLFMKNWHDDSVTISDECPWLEDSNDALAIAESLGIPFQAIDLSVEYKARIVDYMFAEYEAGRTPNPDVLCNREIKFDIFLDKALKLNADFVATGHYCQKETIEVDGKPVHRLIAGADGNKDQSYFLCQLNQAQLAHAMFPIGHLQKSEVREIARAQGLLTAEKKDSQGLCFIGKVKLPVFLQQKLKPKDGHIIEIAANSPKYQALVPAGGVPDIQGQLKQLTTAVSYLPEDGEVVGDHHGAHYFTVGQRKGLHVGGKPEPLFVIATDTTQNVVYVGMGDEHPGLNRPGLFVPQPDVHWVRDDLRLAPGESREVMARIRYRQPLEPGTLYQREEGLYVIFQNKQRGVTPGQFVAWYEAEELLGSGVIQ; from the coding sequence ATGAAACGAGTCGTAGTCGGATTGTCAGGCGGCGTGGATTCCAGTGTAGCGGCATACCTCCTCAAAGAGCAGGGGTATGAGGTGATCGGGCTGTTCATGAAGAACTGGCACGACGACTCTGTCACCATATCAGACGAGTGTCCCTGGCTGGAAGACAGCAATGATGCCTTGGCGATTGCCGAGAGTCTGGGGATTCCGTTTCAGGCCATTGACCTCAGCGTAGAGTACAAGGCCCGGATCGTGGATTATATGTTTGCAGAATACGAGGCGGGACGTACTCCCAATCCGGACGTGCTCTGCAATCGCGAAATCAAATTCGATATTTTTCTCGATAAGGCGCTCAAACTCAACGCGGACTTTGTGGCGACTGGGCATTACTGCCAAAAGGAAACGATCGAGGTGGATGGCAAGCCTGTTCATCGACTGATTGCCGGAGCCGATGGCAACAAGGATCAGAGCTACTTCCTCTGTCAGCTCAATCAGGCGCAATTGGCTCATGCCATGTTCCCGATTGGACATTTGCAGAAATCCGAAGTACGGGAGATTGCCCGAGCTCAAGGATTGTTGACCGCGGAAAAGAAGGATTCGCAGGGATTGTGCTTCATCGGTAAGGTCAAGCTCCCGGTATTCCTACAACAGAAACTCAAACCCAAAGACGGCCATATCATCGAGATTGCTGCCAATTCTCCCAAATATCAAGCATTGGTGCCAGCTGGTGGAGTGCCTGATATTCAGGGGCAACTCAAGCAATTGACCACGGCCGTGTCCTATCTTCCGGAAGATGGGGAGGTGGTGGGAGACCATCACGGTGCGCATTACTTCACCGTAGGCCAAAGAAAAGGCCTGCACGTAGGCGGAAAACCCGAGCCCTTGTTTGTGATCGCCACTGATACGACCCAAAATGTGGTGTACGTAGGGATGGGCGATGAACATCCCGGTCTCAATCGGCCTGGATTGTTCGTCCCACAGCCGGATGTGCATTGGGTACGCGATGATCTGAGATTGGCGCCTGGAGAATCCCGGGAGGTCATGGCAAGAATCAGATATCGTCAGCCCTTGGAACCTGGGACCCTGTACCAGCGGGAGGAAGGCTTGTATGTGATCTTCCAAAACAAACAACGCGGCGTTACGCCCGGACAGTTTGTCGCTTGGTATGAAGCAGAGGAACTGCTAGGGTCAGGCGTGATTCAATAG
- a CDS encoding PCMD domain-containing protein has product MRTLLTISILCAIAWTGCVNEETFGLSSAGNILNIQLTNQNGGALINRDSLLVDIEVANGTDLESLRILTLQISAFATSVPTQGDLVDASSGAFPIDITAEDGTNRAWTIRISSIGENPQLPNSDFNDWYEADGYLEPGVDASSTIWGTGNPGVILSGLSANTEQEFIAADDFAMKMTTRFTTLGAILNKPIAAGSGFTGVFNTEDIDLNDPEAAIDFGTPFTASPTGFRIEYSYVPGPDNIDASGNSLGFPDMCDIYVLLERRLGDEPRRLATGWFRSDSVVSDLSVLEVPLTYGTLPPDAPDYTLPDNGLYAEASESPTHIIVVFSSSALGNEFQGAENSVLIVDNLELLYE; this is encoded by the coding sequence ATGCGAACCCTCCTGACAATCTCTATCCTGTGCGCCATCGCATGGACCGGCTGTGTCAATGAAGAAACCTTTGGCCTCAGCAGTGCCGGAAATATTCTCAATATCCAACTCACCAACCAGAACGGTGGTGCCTTGATCAATCGCGACTCCCTGTTGGTCGATATCGAGGTGGCCAATGGTACCGATCTGGAATCGCTTCGAATCTTGACGCTCCAGATCTCCGCATTTGCGACCAGTGTCCCTACGCAAGGGGATCTGGTGGATGCCTCTTCGGGTGCTTTCCCCATTGATATCACCGCAGAAGACGGAACCAATCGCGCTTGGACGATCCGGATCTCTTCTATCGGAGAAAACCCCCAACTTCCCAATTCGGACTTCAATGATTGGTACGAGGCAGATGGATATTTAGAACCGGGGGTAGATGCAAGCTCGACCATCTGGGGAACCGGCAACCCCGGGGTCATTCTCAGTGGGCTCAGTGCCAATACCGAGCAGGAATTCATCGCAGCAGATGATTTCGCCATGAAAATGACCACGAGATTCACGACGCTTGGCGCCATTCTCAACAAACCCATCGCTGCAGGATCAGGGTTTACGGGGGTCTTCAACACCGAAGACATCGACCTCAATGATCCGGAAGCAGCCATCGACTTTGGCACTCCTTTCACCGCTAGCCCTACGGGATTTCGCATCGAATACAGCTATGTACCGGGACCGGACAATATCGATGCTTCCGGCAACAGCTTGGGTTTTCCCGATATGTGCGACATCTATGTATTGCTTGAAAGACGGTTGGGAGATGAACCCAGAAGACTCGCCACGGGATGGTTTAGAAGCGACAGTGTGGTATCTGACCTCTCTGTGCTGGAAGTGCCATTGACCTATGGTACACTCCCCCCCGATGCACCTGATTATACCCTTCCCGACAATGGGCTCTACGCTGAAGCCTCTGAATCTCCGACCCATATCATTGTGGTATTCTCCAGCTCTGCTTTGGGCAATGAATTTCAGGGCGCAGAAAACTCCGTCCTGATCGTGGACAATTTGGAATTGCTCTATGAATAA
- the lon gene encoding endopeptidase La: MTFFHFEHDSFLDDEFPVISNAEEQKMAEEEIPEEVGILTLKNTVLYPGVVIPITVGRDKSIQLVKEAYRTPDRMIGVVAQKDMTIEDPVEDDLYTTGTLARIMKLIRMPDGSVTIVIQGRSRFQIEAFTASEPYFKARIIRAHEEHPEEDQTKALMLNLREAAARIVELSPSIPSEARIALENIDSLNFLVHFIASNLSIDVRYKQEILMLDSLQDKGELVLQYLDNELKVLELSEEIQTKVKIDLDKQQREYILRQQIRTIQDELGEGSGDSEIENLRERAKNKTWPEEVEKAFSKEMNRLSRLTPAMPDYAIVINYIEWLLDLPWENYAPDTFEFPIVKRTLDADHFGLEKVKDRILEQLAVLKLKADKKAPILCFYGPPGVGKTSLGKSIANAMGKEFVRISLGGAKDEAEIRGHRRTYIGAMPGRIIQGLKKAKTSNPVLMLDEIDKVGNDFRGDPSAALLEVLDPEQNNTFRDNFLEVEYDLSRVMFICTANNLSTIHPALRDRMEIIEINGYSQEEKMEIARRHLIPKARKDHGLKAANLTISKRALERVIQNYTRESGVRGLSQQIASLCRGAAKEIVLNDESIVRISEKNLKDFLGIHKFENEQYQAQDVPGVAVGLAWTSVGGEILFIESTLTPGTGRLSMTGQLGDVMKESATLAYTYLKSNCDQFGIPFETFKRWDVHLHIPAGAIPKDGPSAGITMLSSLASLFSQRLMKPSLAMTGEITLRGKVLPVGGIQEKVLAAKRAGINTLIMCHENKKDVSEINPEYIKDVKIHFVKKMSEVIRLALEPKPVSNALNLIPDLSEDQKGMRELEQIRKIVARA, encoded by the coding sequence ATGACATTTTTTCATTTCGAGCATGACAGTTTTCTGGATGATGAATTTCCGGTAATCTCCAACGCTGAGGAGCAGAAGATGGCGGAGGAGGAAATCCCCGAGGAGGTCGGAATTCTCACCTTGAAAAACACAGTCCTTTATCCGGGGGTCGTGATCCCCATCACCGTAGGTAGAGACAAATCCATCCAATTGGTCAAAGAGGCCTACCGTACGCCAGATCGCATGATCGGTGTGGTAGCCCAGAAAGACATGACCATTGAAGATCCAGTGGAAGACGATCTCTACACCACAGGGACCTTGGCTCGAATCATGAAATTGATTCGGATGCCCGATGGTAGTGTCACCATCGTCATTCAGGGTAGATCCAGATTTCAAATTGAGGCATTTACCGCCTCCGAACCATACTTCAAGGCCCGGATTATCCGTGCCCATGAGGAGCATCCTGAGGAAGATCAGACCAAGGCGCTGATGCTCAACCTTCGGGAAGCGGCTGCCAGAATTGTGGAGCTTTCTCCAAGCATTCCTTCCGAGGCCCGCATTGCCCTCGAAAATATCGACAGCCTGAATTTCCTCGTCCACTTTATCGCCTCCAACCTCAGCATCGATGTCCGCTACAAGCAGGAAATCCTGATGTTGGATTCGCTTCAGGACAAGGGCGAGCTGGTCCTGCAATACTTGGACAACGAGCTCAAAGTCCTCGAACTCAGCGAGGAGATTCAGACCAAAGTCAAAATTGACCTCGACAAGCAACAGCGTGAATATATCCTTCGCCAGCAGATCCGGACCATCCAGGACGAACTCGGCGAAGGTTCTGGAGACTCCGAAATCGAGAACCTCCGCGAACGCGCCAAAAACAAAACTTGGCCTGAGGAAGTGGAAAAGGCATTCTCCAAAGAGATGAATCGCCTCTCGCGCCTCACTCCCGCCATGCCCGACTACGCGATTGTCATCAATTACATCGAGTGGTTGCTGGACCTTCCTTGGGAAAACTATGCGCCAGATACCTTCGAGTTTCCGATTGTCAAACGCACCTTGGACGCCGATCACTTTGGATTGGAGAAAGTCAAAGATCGGATCTTGGAGCAACTGGCCGTCCTCAAGTTGAAGGCTGACAAAAAAGCTCCAATCCTGTGCTTCTATGGCCCTCCCGGAGTTGGTAAAACTTCCCTCGGCAAATCCATCGCCAATGCCATGGGCAAGGAGTTTGTCCGTATTTCCCTCGGCGGCGCCAAAGATGAAGCCGAAATTCGCGGGCATCGCCGGACCTACATCGGTGCCATGCCCGGCCGAATCATTCAAGGCCTCAAAAAAGCCAAAACTTCCAATCCCGTCCTCATGCTGGACGAGATCGACAAAGTGGGCAATGATTTCCGAGGAGATCCATCTGCCGCGTTGCTGGAAGTACTTGACCCAGAGCAAAACAACACCTTCCGGGACAACTTCCTGGAAGTGGAATATGACCTCAGCCGCGTCATGTTCATCTGTACCGCCAACAATCTCTCGACCATTCATCCTGCCCTTCGCGACCGGATGGAGATCATCGAGATCAACGGATATTCCCAAGAGGAAAAGATGGAGATTGCCCGTCGCCACCTCATTCCCAAGGCCCGCAAGGACCACGGGTTGAAAGCGGCTAATCTTACAATCTCCAAACGTGCCCTAGAACGGGTCATCCAGAATTACACCCGTGAATCTGGCGTGCGTGGACTGAGTCAACAGATCGCCTCCCTTTGCCGAGGTGCGGCCAAAGAAATTGTGTTGAATGATGAATCCATCGTTCGCATTTCTGAGAAAAACCTCAAAGATTTTCTCGGAATCCACAAATTCGAAAATGAGCAGTACCAAGCGCAAGATGTGCCGGGCGTAGCGGTCGGACTGGCCTGGACCTCAGTGGGCGGTGAGATCTTGTTCATCGAATCCACGCTTACACCGGGAACGGGTCGATTGAGCATGACGGGACAACTGGGCGATGTCATGAAGGAGTCTGCCACATTGGCATACACCTATCTCAAGTCCAATTGCGACCAATTCGGCATTCCATTCGAGACCTTCAAGCGTTGGGATGTACATCTTCATATTCCTGCCGGCGCTATCCCAAAAGACGGCCCAAGTGCAGGTATCACCATGCTTTCATCCTTGGCATCGCTCTTTTCGCAGCGATTGATGAAGCCCTCCTTGGCCATGACTGGTGAGATCACCCTGCGTGGAAAGGTACTCCCAGTTGGTGGAATTCAGGAGAAAGTCCTGGCCGCCAAGCGTGCAGGGATCAATACGCTCATCATGTGCCACGAAAACAAAAAGGATGTATCCGAGATCAATCCCGAATACATCAAGGATGTCAAAATCCATTTCGTGAAAAAGATGAGCGAGGTGATCCGATTGGCACTGGAACCCAAACCGGTGTCCAATGCGCTCAATCTCATCCCTGACTTGTCAGAAGACCAAAAGGGCATGCGTGAATTGGAGCAAATCCGAAAAATCGTGGCGCGCGCATAG
- a CDS encoding N-acetyltransferase, which produces MQPLIRPELPEDLPQVHELLLQAFGQSEESLLVDSLRKSRSHIPELTFVAEQDGKIVGFLMLTHATVVSRKSQFLCLLLSPMAVRPEVQKTGIGRALVAHAIQSATELGFPAIAVLGHPTYYPKFGFQPASNWGIYPSIDAPEEAFMLLPLKQGAMEGIHGMLKWDHAFDSVT; this is translated from the coding sequence ATGCAGCCGCTCATCCGCCCTGAACTCCCTGAAGATCTCCCGCAAGTCCACGAATTGCTTCTCCAAGCTTTTGGCCAATCTGAAGAATCCCTACTCGTAGACAGCCTGAGGAAATCCCGCTCTCATATTCCCGAACTCACATTTGTCGCAGAACAAGACGGAAAAATCGTCGGTTTTCTCATGTTGACGCATGCTACAGTCGTCAGCCGAAAAAGCCAGTTTCTCTGCTTGTTACTCTCCCCGATGGCCGTTCGCCCAGAGGTACAGAAAACGGGGATCGGCCGAGCACTTGTCGCTCACGCCATTCAGTCTGCTACCGAACTCGGATTCCCAGCCATTGCAGTGTTGGGGCATCCTACGTATTACCCCAAATTCGGTTTCCAGCCCGCCAGCAATTGGGGGATTTATCCCTCTATTGACGCGCCGGAGGAAGCATTCATGCTCCTACCGCTCAAGCAGGGTGCGATGGAGGGAATCCATGGAATGCTCAAATGGGATCATGCATTCGATTCGGTAACCTGA
- a CDS encoding DUF5606 domain-containing protein, which yields MAFEQGKIGNVTRFERDKIKDMDIEIKDVVALTGAPGLYRVVKADDRAIVVESMDEAKRRQLVKGNMMVSKVVDISIYTETDSEPLVNVFKAIQDKYGEELPVTKKSNKDQLMGFLGDVLPDFDGERVYPSNVKKLISWYKILLAYGVKFELPEEEGEAEAAESTEEAS from the coding sequence ATGGCGTTTGAACAAGGCAAGATCGGAAACGTTACTCGTTTCGAGAGAGACAAAATCAAGGATATGGATATTGAAATAAAAGATGTAGTGGCCCTGACGGGTGCACCGGGTTTGTATCGCGTGGTCAAGGCAGACGACCGTGCGATCGTTGTGGAATCAATGGACGAGGCCAAGCGTCGTCAATTGGTGAAAGGAAACATGATGGTTTCCAAAGTCGTGGATATCAGTATCTACACGGAAACGGATTCCGAGCCGCTTGTGAATGTCTTCAAGGCCATTCAGGACAAGTATGGCGAGGAATTGCCCGTCACCAAGAAGAGTAACAAGGATCAGCTCATGGGATTCTTGGGTGATGTATTGCCTGACTTCGACGGGGAGCGGGTATATCCTTCCAATGTCAAGAAACTGATCAGCTGGTACAAAATCCTCCTCGCATACGGCGTGAAATTCGAACTCCCAGAAGAGGAAGGCGAAGCCGAAGCAGCCGAAAGCACCGAGGAAGCCTCCTGA
- a CDS encoding DUF1254 domain-containing protein, with protein sequence MNIFSGKGILIISSLWATMLLGTSCSHEPTQAELRDQRLFERAKEAYEFCYPMLANYRTLFTSALDPKRHAAFDPAINQLWISPPDSMWTTPPFLDQNHDTPYSGAWLFLGNEPMVLKLPKMEPNRYFSCQLIDFFTYNFAYLGTRESGNQGGTYLITGPGQSVDDPQNYDRIIRCETLFAFLIIRTEAFSDEDLSRVQTLQSSVELLPYSTFTRSEKPVATRTLLEKVLPYDEKLSQSPAFIRYANAMISWQPIHPDDQPVIDSMAAIGIGPEQPFLLEPDDPDWKTIQLGIDSAMASIREKAALVDQRINGWDIPFSQGPRSNFGKNYLLRSALAYEDLYGTNHQDAMSPTALVDKDGKPLTGRYSYQIVLDSLTTPPVDYFWSISAYRASDGQMEDNPIHRFRISSRDALEPSKDGRIRILLQHATPPPALLQNWLPIPEGSFFITMRLYGPDRPALDGRWQPAPIAKVKPSKTDPNPR encoded by the coding sequence ATGAACATATTTTCCGGAAAGGGTATCCTGATCATTTCCAGCCTTTGGGCGACCATGCTGCTGGGGACGTCTTGCTCCCATGAGCCGACTCAAGCCGAACTCAGGGATCAACGTCTATTCGAGCGGGCCAAGGAAGCCTATGAGTTCTGCTATCCCATGCTGGCGAATTATCGGACGCTATTCACCTCTGCATTGGACCCCAAACGACATGCAGCCTTTGATCCGGCGATCAACCAACTGTGGATCTCCCCTCCGGATTCCATGTGGACTACGCCTCCCTTTTTGGATCAAAATCACGACACCCCCTATTCGGGTGCCTGGCTGTTTCTGGGCAATGAGCCTATGGTGCTGAAACTACCCAAGATGGAACCCAACCGGTACTTTAGCTGCCAACTGATAGATTTCTTCACGTACAATTTTGCCTATTTGGGGACACGCGAATCAGGTAATCAAGGAGGCACGTACCTCATTACTGGTCCGGGGCAATCCGTAGACGACCCCCAAAATTACGACCGGATTATTCGTTGCGAGACGCTGTTTGCTTTTTTGATCATCCGGACTGAGGCCTTTTCAGACGAGGATCTGTCCCGGGTACAGACCCTACAATCCAGTGTGGAACTCCTCCCCTACTCCACCTTCACCCGAAGCGAAAAGCCCGTCGCAACCCGGACCCTCCTGGAAAAGGTGCTTCCTTATGACGAAAAGCTTTCTCAATCCCCAGCTTTCATACGATACGCCAATGCCATGATCAGCTGGCAGCCCATACATCCGGATGACCAACCCGTCATAGACTCGATGGCAGCAATCGGTATTGGCCCAGAACAGCCCTTTTTGTTGGAACCAGACGACCCCGATTGGAAGACCATTCAGTTAGGGATCGATAGCGCAATGGCCTCAATACGTGAAAAAGCCGCGCTGGTAGATCAGCGGATCAATGGCTGGGACATTCCATTCAGTCAAGGGCCAAGATCTAATTTTGGAAAAAACTACCTCCTTCGAAGCGCACTCGCCTATGAGGATCTCTATGGCACCAATCATCAGGATGCCATGTCTCCAACGGCCTTGGTGGACAAAGATGGGAAGCCGCTTACGGGTAGATACTCCTACCAAATCGTCTTGGATAGCCTCACCACCCCCCCTGTCGACTATTTCTGGTCTATCTCTGCCTACCGAGCCTCAGATGGTCAGATGGAGGACAACCCGATCCATCGGTTCCGGATCTCCTCACGGGATGCACTTGAGCCCTCCAAAGACGGCCGAATCCGGATTCTCTTGCAGCACGCAACTCCACCACCAGCCCTCCTCCAGAATTGGCTGCCGATCCCCGAAGGGAGCTTCTTCATCACCATGCGGTTATATGGGCCTGATCGACCAGCGCTGGATGGCCGATGGCAGCCTGCGCCAATTGCCAAGGTAAAACCCTCAAAAACTGACCCCAATCCCCGATAA
- a CDS encoding outer membrane beta-barrel protein gives MNRILTCCSLLLLLGMSQMSFAQRSLYKPQVHEIGLQFASIDQIPSFTSEYDGMPFSANFINGIRYKYHLTNRGGIRLGVQYLRSQFDQSSDTSASFFRPASRNRVQVDLGYEWKLPKGPHQYFWGLEGTYVQGHVNDLSDRLDVPPGSSVKTALPFRGFGGSAFVGYRYFFNTHFSLAAEAHISYTRNSYEDDPSILPAAPNYVFQEDIVAFQGLVYLSYHFVKMKKRCACPRFK, from the coding sequence ATGAACCGGATCTTGACCTGCTGCAGTTTGCTTTTGCTGTTGGGAATGAGTCAGATGTCTTTCGCCCAACGATCCCTGTACAAACCGCAGGTACACGAGATTGGCTTGCAATTCGCCAGCATTGACCAGATTCCGTCTTTCACGTCGGAATATGACGGCATGCCCTTTTCCGCCAATTTCATCAACGGTATCCGCTACAAATACCATCTCACCAACCGTGGTGGGATCCGTCTGGGCGTACAATATCTACGGTCCCAGTTTGACCAATCCTCCGACACTTCCGCTTCATTCTTCCGACCAGCCAGCCGCAACCGGGTTCAGGTGGATTTGGGTTACGAGTGGAAGCTTCCCAAAGGTCCTCACCAGTATTTCTGGGGATTGGAAGGAACGTACGTCCAAGGGCATGTCAACGACCTCAGCGACCGCCTAGATGTTCCTCCGGGCTCTAGCGTCAAAACCGCCCTCCCCTTCCGTGGATTTGGCGGAAGTGCGTTCGTCGGCTATCGCTATTTCTTCAATACCCACTTCTCTCTCGCAGCGGAAGCGCATATTTCCTACACCCGGAATAGCTACGAAGATGACCCGAGCATTCTTCCAGCAGCTCCGAACTACGTGTTTCAAGAGGACATCGTGGCTTTTCAGGGATTGGTCTACCTGAGCTACCATTTCGTCAAAATGAAGAAACGTTGTGCCTGCCCAAGATTCAAGTAG